One genomic region from Phragmites australis chromosome 1, lpPhrAust1.1, whole genome shotgun sequence encodes:
- the LOC133885808 gene encoding transcription repressor OFP13-like: MVTRRLALSSLFYSKPRYTSTFPATAIAAAWPWPSCKNPRTQSTRATQPPGARTIASIFLDSAESSFTTSSARQDCSDSLSTASEASAAGDPADDAVVRGLRSDRLLFDPGASATSSILEEKAAGAGAREAFVGGVPVAFDSADPYVDFRASMEEMVAAHGVGDWDWLEEMLGWYLRANDKDTHCAIVAAFIDVVFAIADPAREACSSRSSSCTFPAGELEVPEKDSKAGVLTV; the protein is encoded by the coding sequence ATGGTGACAAGGAGGCTGGCCCTGAGCTCCCTGTTTTATAGCAAGCCCAGGTACACTTCGACGTTTCCCGCTACGGCCATCGCGGCTGCGTGGCCGTGGCCGTCCTGCAAGAACCCAAGAACGCAGTCCACCCGCGCCACGCAGCCGCCGGGCGCCAGGACCATCGCCTCCATCTTCCTTGACTCTGCGGAGTCCTCCTTCACGACCTCCTCCGCGCGGCAGGACTGCTCCGACAGCCTCTCCACGGCGTccgaggcgtcggcggcgggcgACCCGGCGGACGACGCCGTCGTGCGCGGGCTCCGCTCCGACCGGCTCCTCTTCGACCCGGGCGCGTCAGCCACGAGCTCCATACTCGAGGAGAAggccgcgggcgcgggcgccAGAGAAGCGTTCGTCGGTGGCGTGCCGGTCGCGTTCGATTCGGCGGACCCGTACGTGGACTTCCGGGCGTCCATGGAGGAGATGGTGGCCGCGCACGGGGTCGGCGACTGGGACTGGCTGGAGGAGATGCTGGGGTGGTATCTGCGCGCCAACGACAAGGACACGCACTGCGCCATCGTGGCGGCGTTCATCGACGTCGTCTTCGCCATAGCCGACCCAGCTCGGGAGGCATGCTCTTCCCGGAGCTCTTCTTGCACGTTCCCGGCAGGAGAGTTGGAGGTGCCGGAGAAGGATTCAAAAGCTGGAGTACTCACCGTGTAA